The sequence AGAGGATATCAAGAACACACACGAGCAGCCACGCCACTGCTTTGTTATCGTATCTGAGGCATTCTTTCAAACACGTTGGCGCCAATTCATATGATCGCCTTCTCAAGAATCTCAGCTATCAGAAACTGCTGCTTCAGGTCGATCCAAAGGGCTTCACCTTTTCATAGTTCTGTCCCCGCAGTGGATCCGTTGATTTCGCTTCTCAACCTTCTTGAGCTCTCTATTGAAACCCACTCCCTCAAACTCATCCAGCAATCTCACGCGAGAGCTCAGCGGTTGGGCCTGGCGCAGCACCCTCTTATAGCCCAGAAGCTCATCTTCTCATGCTGTCAGTTTAAACGCCCGTTTGACGCGCGGCTCGTTTTCGATTCGCTCTTGGTTAAGAACACGCATATTTGTAATACTCTGCTAAGTGGGTATGGGAAAAATGAGCTTTTTGTGGAAAGTTTGGAGCTTTTCCGAGATATGGCTGGTAGTTCCATTTTGCCGTTGCCGGATGATTTCACTTTTTCGCTGATATTTAAGATCATAGGGGATAGTGGGGAAGTTTTGCTTGGGAAATTGGTACATGCGAGGAGTGTAAGAAATGCATTGGTGTTAGATACTGTGGTGGGAAACTCCTTGATGTCTATGTACGGTAGATATGGGTGCTTTGATGATTCTTTGAaagtgtttgatgaaatgcctCTAAGAAATGTGTCCTCGTGGAATGCCTTGATTTCAGGTTACGGGAAGGTGAATATGGAAGATAGGGATGATTCTTTCCTTAAGTACAAATTGTGGGACTTCGTGAAGGGAATGCAAAATGAAGGCTTGAGATTTGATGCATTCACAGTCTCTACTCTCCTTTCATTGTGTGGTGGAGGTGCTATAAATGATGAATCCCGCAAAAAATGTGGTCATGGAAGGGAGTTACACTCTTACATCGTGAGGAACGGATTGGATTCGAGTTTAGGTTTGGAGAGTGATGTTCACCTGGGATGTTGTTTGATTGATATGTACTCAAAGAGTGGTAAAGTTGATTTAGGAAGAAGGGTATTTGATAGTTTAAAACGGAAGAACGTCTTTACTTGGACTGCGATGATTAATGGCTATGTGCATTGCGCGAAGTTTGATGAAGCCTTGTTCCTTTTTCGTGAAATGCAATGGAGAAATGGGGTGGCCCCCAATAAGGTGTCACTTGTTGCTATTTTGCCTGCTTGTTGTTCATTTGCTAGTTTGATGGGTGGGAAGCAGATTCATGGTTTTGCAGTTAGGAGGGAGTTAAATTACGAACTCTCTCTGTGTAATGCTTTAATTGATATGTATTCCAAATGTGGAAGTTTGAATTATGCAAACCGAGTGTTCGAATATGAATGTATCAATAAGGATGCCATTTCTTGGAGCTCAATTATTTCTGCATATGGTTTACATGGCCAGGGTCAAACTGCAGTCATTTTGTTTGATAAGATGCTGCAGAATGGAGTGAAACCAGACACGACTATTGTTGTGGGGATTCTTTCTGCGTGTTGTAGATCAGGATTGACTAACGATGGAATGCGAATATATGATTCTGTTGTGAATGATTataacatcaaacctacagtGGAGATGTGTGCTTGCATGGTTGATTTGTTTGGTAGATCAGGCCAGCTTGATCGAGCACTGAATTTTATTAAGAGCATGCCTGTT comes from Sesamum indicum cultivar Zhongzhi No. 13 linkage group LG10, S_indicum_v1.0, whole genome shotgun sequence and encodes:
- the LOC105171822 gene encoding pentatricopeptide repeat-containing protein At1g06140, mitochondrial-like, with protein sequence MIAFSRISAIRNCCFRSIQRASPFHSSVPAVDPLISLLNLLELSIETHSLKLIQQSHARAQRLGLAQHPLIAQKLIFSCCQFKRPFDARLVFDSLLVKNTHICNTLLSGYGKNELFVESLELFRDMAGSSILPLPDDFTFSLIFKIIGDSGEVLLGKLVHARSVRNALVLDTVVGNSLMSMYGRYGCFDDSLKVFDEMPLRNVSSWNALISGYGKVNMEDRDDSFLKYKLWDFVKGMQNEGLRFDAFTVSTLLSLCGGGAINDESRKKCGHGRELHSYIVRNGLDSSLGLESDVHLGCCLIDMYSKSGKVDLGRRVFDSLKRKNVFTWTAMINGYVHCAKFDEALFLFREMQWRNGVAPNKVSLVAILPACCSFASLMGGKQIHGFAVRRELNYELSLCNALIDMYSKCGSLNYANRVFEYECINKDAISWSSIISAYGLHGQGQTAVILFDKMLQNGVKPDTTIVVGILSACCRSGLTNDGMRIYDSVVNDYNIKPTVEMCACMVDLFGRSGQLDRALNFIKSMPVEPGPSVWGALLSASELHGNSEMQDLAYKTLIKMEPDNSSNYISLSNLYAASKRWDAVAEVRKVMRERGLRKMPGCSWISINSTTHSFFVADKSHPRSELIYVMLDELVSAMKLTSYDTDSVYSMEVSEQ